A region from the Leguminivora glycinivorella isolate SPB_JAAS2020 chromosome 3, LegGlyc_1.1, whole genome shotgun sequence genome encodes:
- the LOC125224742 gene encoding leucine-rich repeat and death domain-containing protein 1-like: MTLTLIKYFLFVFLSFWQVSDLASTCPEKCTCHNNLTLSLKCSYNVTLKENQNVYHVSVCCDEEEQTWRQEFANKTLSEVMVRYCSACGGADLAAPALDTYSLAITNNNISKIAINVNNRNLRQINLSDNRLKSITKGLFNNFSSLQKLILSRNEIISIFPESFNGLSRLELLDLSENNLTILANVFTPLKNLQHLNLSRNNIEFIHENYFNNWLLQHLDVSHNNLKKMEPGALQLLPNLARLLLTDNPHLGITQLDRQLLVGTGRRLQQIDASRTGLYQVPEAFTHSVRFLSLVGNQISSVRCGDLDSYPLLQSLDFSDNKIVSVEDDSLGRLEMLLLLNINKNILTSVPKSLPDELKYLSVNDNLVKNLSRHDFKSLPNLRILLLKNNQIRYIEDHVFDDLLSLEMLDLSNNPIQVLSSNTFDGPLSLRDLRLCYLNVSVPAQDGSFPVPSPESVQMLHLQASPGLARQLLADSAALAAFSHLQYLDLRMNNLSEIRNDLLFYLSQLKTLRLHGNSLNCSAKMWLKDWMNWNQSTSNGESCYYSTSEAKEDIIKYNCTFPETFTISESLPPVNLYSTEMINKLLRYYGFLNNKTEKNFEYTKRDKIKHNSVSYDYESKLNKTVAKYTKYANSSVSGEKKDSIKMKNAIKFPYYDYLNETMAIKSRESSKILEQNKLLHDQLNIDQRFLDTEPNLSPALRDSKKGNEDDIPEIRQNNKSGKRLNTPVEAKKLLQMNLVKNESHPATLLNVTHNEIGLVVAGGNQTADANEKSQFSPYQSPHTNYAQYMGTVAVSVLIVMSLILWISFRLRYRRRRVPIVEVETEDQIEVSNISGGVLW, encoded by the coding sequence ATGACTCTAACTCTGATAAAATATTtcctttttgtatttttatcgtTTTGGCAAGTTAGCGATCTAGCATCGACATGTCCAGAAAAATGTACGTGCCATAACAATCTAACGTTATCTTTAAAATGTTCCTACAACGTAACGTTGAAAGAAAATCAGAATGTGTATCACGTGTCGGTGTGTTGCGACGAGGAAGAGCAAACATGGAGGCAGGAGTTCGCAAACAAAACACTATCAGAAGTGATGGTCCGCTATTGCAGCGCGTGTGGCGGCGCCGACCTCGCCGCGCCGGCCCTCGACACCTACTCGCTAGCCATCACGAACAACAATATTTCTAAAATAGCGATCAACGTCAACAACCGAAACTTACGACAGATAAACTTATCGGATAATAGACTGAAATCCATTACCAAAGGCCTCTTTAATAATTTTTCATCTCTTCAAAAACTAATTTTAAGTAGAAATGAAATAATTAGCATATTTCCGGAAAGTTTTAATGGCCTATCAAGATTAGAATTGCTGGATTTATCGGAAAACAACCTAACGATCTTAGCGAACGTTTTTACGCCGCTTAAAAATCTCCAGCATCTTAATTTAAGTAGAAATAATATCGAGTTCATTCACGAGAATTACTTCAACAATTGGTTGCTGCAACACTTGGACGTGTCGCATAACAACCTGAAGAAGATGGAGCCCGGCGCATTGCAGTTGTTGCCAAACCTGGCGCGCCTGCTGCTGACCGATAACCCTCACCTGGGGATCACGCAGCTGGATCGGCAGCTGCTGGTGGGCACGGGGCGCCGGCTGCAGCAGATCGATGCGTCGCGCACCGGCCTCTACCAGGTGCCCGAGGCCTTCACCCACTCCGTGCGCTTCCTGTCGCTCGTCGGCAACCAGATATCATCCGTCAGATGCGGCGATCTCGACAGCTACCCGTTATTGCAGTCTCTCGACTTCTCTGATAACAAAATTGTTTCGGTCGAGGATGATTCCTTAGGTAGATTGGAAATGCTTTTATTactaaatatcaataaaaacattttaacgAGCGTACCAAAATCTCTACCTGATGAGCTGAAATATTTGTCCGTGAATGACAATCTTGTGAAGAACTTATCTCGACACGACTTCAAAAGTTTACCCAATTTGCGAATATTGCTACTCAAAAATAATCAGATACGATACATCGAAGACCATGTTTTCGACGATTTATTGTCTCTCGAAATGCTGGATCTGTCGAATAATCCGATACAAGTTCTGTCGTCAAATACTTTTGACGGACCTCTGTCTCTTCGCGACTTGAGGCTGTGCTACCTGAACGTGTCGGTGCCGGCGCAGGACGGCTCGTTCCCCGTGCCGTCCCCGGAGAGCGTGCAGATGCTGCACCTGCAGGCCAGCCCCGGCCTGGCGCGCCAGCTGCTCGCCGACTCCGCCGCGCTCGCCGCCTTCTCGCATCTCCAATACCTAGACTTAAGAATGAACAATCTGTCGGAAATAAGAAACGACTTGCTATTCTATCTTAGTCAGTTAAAAACCCTGAGATTACACGGCAATAGCCTAAACTGTAGCGCCAAAATGTGGCTGAAAGATTGGATGAATTGGAACCAGTCTACGTCAAACGGCGAAAGCTGTTATTACTCTACTTCAGAAGCCAAAGaggatataataaaatataactgtacTTTCCCGGAAACGTTCACCATAAGCGAGAGTTTACCGCCGGTGAATTTGTACAGCACagaaatgataaataaattgtTGAGGTATTATGGTTTTCTCAATAATAAAACAGAGAAAAATTTCGAGTATACAAAACGTGACAAGATTAAACATAACTCTGTTAGCTACGATTACGAGTCGAAATTGAACAAGACCGTTGCCAAATATACGAAATATGCTAATAGTTCCGTCTCTGGTGAAAAGAAAGACTCGATAAAGATGAAAAATGCCATAAAATTCCCATATTATGACTACTTAAACGAAACTATGGCCATAAAATCACGCGAGTCCTCCAAAATACTAGAGCAGAACAAACTTTTACACGATCAATTAAATATAGATCAAAGATTTTTGGACACAGAGCCTAATTTATCTCCAGCGCTGCGGGACTCGAAAAAAGGGAATGAAGATGACATTCCAGAAATTCGGCAAAATAATAAATCTGGTAAGCGCTTGAATACACCAGTGGAAGCTAAAAAACTTTTACAAATGAACTTAGTGAAAAATGAATCTCACCCGGCGACCCTTTTAAATGTAACTCATAATGAAATAGGGCTCGTCGTCGCAGGCGGCAACCAGACTGCGGATGCGAACGAAAAATCACAGTTCTCGCCGTATCAGTCCCCTCACACAAACTATGCGCAATACATGGGCACGGTCGCCGTGTCCGTACTGATAGTAATGTCATTGATACTTTGGATCAGTTTTCGCCTAAGATATAGGAGAAGGCGGGTGCCAATTGTGGAGGTGGAGACTGAGGACCAAATAGAGGTGTCGAATATATCTGGCGGCGTGCTTTGGTGA